The following are from one region of the Panulirus ornatus isolate Po-2019 chromosome 48, ASM3632096v1, whole genome shotgun sequence genome:
- the LOC139764117 gene encoding uncharacterized protein isoform X1 yields the protein MMKVVMRGESGEVIIDGGLGLVDDLGRPEGGGMKGPASPPLSAAASQVSLAPSDLTTSDPDLAASSAYSSAASSRPTSSSQMSLGTTDLNLTAGSLSSPSSAASSRPPSSSGVITPDLTLPAPEDYTTETVEFPTSPLALKTNREKSNGVCFVEADELLELSQSTSSNYLTPCYKPDELESSDNSPKQGDGFEVGSDLEEEYFEEFHLPNSHEKAFVRHKSFRRKVNLTPIHAPDAEKIEGLVRTGEFQRHGSMRRKIMPEDTTAIPEEYNGMKKSNLNGNESIQGMQIDASFSSDVVGTFARDLREIENMLNDNDEVEDISDTLDSRSLTNEISDNLVHDQVPLELHQGNQHTTTSTPKSNSTKDSCDFASANISLSIAEESHGDESLSIEQSTLMKVRECLDFTKYKDIYNLSGRLQDILTPKEIEEVLNNSERYSEYVNKDVLEALHNSLQEQQNNNNNTGNTDSGISSPKKMISTEGLDLDNVVKTDIRAVYDDSSPQTNESDNSSSKRSNVFIEDVDLEDNTGFRFERRRSLRLGKEGRKELEVEGVFVESKSQDIGLKKIKAPALDLTATTNDECSDLPDLSNAEITEVPFVRIPDSVSEEGPNSESETPSKTVSVPDIVITGTCEEVEKDESSVSVLLFEGSDSSDMTLPHSDGTPNTLDPKSPEEERPISLEFGTASQRKRISVAEDILRSPVEDDSMSVTSAFSQRSDGEEEDDIGDEDIEISAFENSEPVNMKYADDSHFEPIPPPPPQFIPELSAAEESAEERHWRSVVIGGVWRRIDMKVIAPYRKCISHGGYLGENKNAVIVICACHLPDRTRRDYNYVMDNLFLYVLSTLEQLIADDYILVYLAGGTPRSSMPNFHWLKRAYQMIDRKLRKNLKALHVVHPTFWVRAVVAFSRPFISTKFYRKLIFVNNLTELAQMVPLDQLDIPDAVKQADFELMIREKKKSLGKRRAYSLTAR from the exons GTTGTAATGCGCGGTGAGAGTGGTGAAGTCATCATCGATGGAGGGCTGGGGTTGGTAGATGACCTAGGCAGACCTGAAGGAGGAGGCATGAAGGGCCCAGCCAGTCCGCCTCTCAGTGCTGCTGCCTCCCAGGTGTCTTTGGCACCCAGTGACCTCACTACCAGTGACCCAGACCTAGCTGCCTCCTCAGCCTACTCCTCAGCAGCGTCGTCCAGGCCGACCTCCTCTTCACAAATGTCGTTAGGCACAACTGACCTCAACTTGACAGCTGGATCCTTATCTTCTCCATCGTCAGCAGCTTCCTCAAGACCACCATCATCTTCGGGTGTAATTACACCAGACCTCACACTCCCAGCCCCGGAGGACTACACTACAGAAACTG TGGAGTTTCCAACCAGCCCCTTAGCTCTGAAGACTAATAGAGAGAAGTCtaatggtgtgtgttttgtggaggCAGATGAGTTACTGGAGCTTTCTCAGTCTACTTCCTCTAATTATCTTACTCCTTGCTATAAACCAG ATGAATTAGAATCATCTGATAATTCACCCAAGCAAGGAGATGGATTTGAAGTTGGTAGTGATTTAGAGGAGGAATATTTTGAAGAGTTTCATCTTCCTAACTCTCATGAAAAAGCTTTTGTAAGGCACAAAAGTTTTCGACGTAAAGTAAACTTGACACCTATACATGCTCCTGATGCAGAAAAAATAGAGGGGCTGGTACGAACAGGAGAATTTCAGAGACATGGAAGTATGCGAAGGAAAATAATGCCTGAGGACACTACTGCTATTCCTGAAGAGTATAATGGCATGAAGAAATCCAATTTGAATGGTAATGAAAGCATACAGGGAATGCAAATTGACGCATCCTTTTCATCTGATGTTGTAGGAACCTTTGCAAGAGACTTGAGAGAAATAGAGAACATGTTGAATGACAATGATGAGGTAGAAGACATTTCTGATACTTTGGATAGCAGGAGTCTCACAAATGAAATCTCTGATAACTTGGTTCATGATCAGGTACCTCTTGAATTGCATCAGGGCAATCAgcacaccacaacatccacaccaAAATCCAACAGTACAAAGGACAGTTGTGATTTTGCATCTGCAAACATAAGTTTGAGCATAGCTGAAGAAAGTCATGGTGATGAAAGCCTTAGCATTGAGCAAAGCACACTCATGAAAGTTCGTGAATGCTTGGACTTCACAAAGTATAAGGATATTTACAACCTTAGTGGCAGATTGCAGGACATTCTCACTCCCAAAGAAATAGAAGAAGTTTTGAATAATTCTGAGCGTTACAGTGAATATGTCAACAAGGATGTGCTTGAGGCTCTACACAATTCTCTGCAGGAGcaacagaataataataataatactggtaACACTGACAGTGGAATTTCCTCCCCAAAGAAAATGATCTCAACAGAAGGTCTAGATTTAGATAATGTTGTCAAGACAGACATTCGAgctgtgtatgatgatagtagcCCACAAACCAATGAAAGTGATAACAGTAGCTCTAAGAGATCTAATGTATTTATTGAGGATGTTGATTTAGAAGATAATACAGGTTTCAGATTTGAGAGACGTAGATCACTCCGTCTGGGTAAAGAAGGGCGCAaagaattggaagtggaaggggtTTTTGTCGAAAGCAAATCTCAAGACATTGGCCTTAAGAAAATTAAAGCCCCAGCCCTTGACTTGACTGCCACCACTAATGATGAGTGCAGTGATTTGCCAGATCTTTCAAATGCTGAAATTACTGAAGTACCTTTTGTGAGAATACCAGACTCGGTTAGTGAAGAAGGTCCCAACAGTGAAAGTGAAACACCATCTAAAACCGTTTCTGTGCCCGATATTGTTATCACAGGCACATGTGAAGAAGTTGAGAAAGATGAATCTAGTGTATCAGTGCTTTTGTTTGAAGGAAGTGACTCATCAGACATGACTTTACCTCATTCAGATGGAACCCCGAATACCTTAGATCCAAAATCTCCTGAAGAAG AGAGACCCATAAGCTTGGAGTTTGGCACTGCGAGTCAGCGAAAAAGAATCTCGGTAGCTGAGGATATCTTACGATCGCCTGTTGAAGATGACAGTATGTCTGTCACATCAGCATTTAGCCAGAggagtgatggagaggaggaagatgacattGGG GATGAAGACATTGAAATATCAGCCTTTGAAAACTCAGAACCTGTAAACATGAAGTATGCAGATGACTCACACTTCGAacctataccaccaccacctcctcagttTATACCAGAATTATCTGCTGCTGAGGAATCTGCAGAGGAGAGGCACTGGAGGAGTGTTGTAATTGGTGGCGTATGGCGAAGGATTGACATGAAGGTGATTGCTCCATACCGCAAG TGCATAAGTCATGGAGGTTACCTGGGAGAAAATAAAAATGCTGTTATTGTCATCTGTGCCTGCCATCTGCCTGATAGAACACGTCGGGACTACAACTACGTCATGGACAATCTATTTTT GTATGTGTTATCTACCTTAGAGCAGCTGATAGCAGATGATTATATTCTGGTGTACCTTGCTGGAGGGACCCCGAGATCTAGCATGCCTAACTTTCACTGGCTAAAGCGAGCATATCAGATGATTGACAGGAAACTACGGAAAAATTTGAAGGCCCTTCATGTAGTGCATCCAACATTTTGGGTTCGAGCTGTGGTAGCATTTTCAAGACCATTCATTAG TACCAAGTTCTACCGGAAGTTAATATTCGTGAATAACTTAACAGAGCTTGCACAGATGGTGCCATTAGATCAGTTGGATATTCCTGATGCAGTTAAGCA GGCGGACTTTGAGTTGATGATccgagagaagaagaagagccttgggaagagaagGGCATATTCTCTTACTGCAAGATGA
- the LOC139764117 gene encoding uncharacterized protein isoform X2, protein MRGESGEVIIDGGLGLVDDLGRPEGGGMKGPASPPLSAAASQVSLAPSDLTTSDPDLAASSAYSSAASSRPTSSSQMSLGTTDLNLTAGSLSSPSSAASSRPPSSSGVITPDLTLPAPEDYTTETVEFPTSPLALKTNREKSNGVCFVEADELLELSQSTSSNYLTPCYKPDELESSDNSPKQGDGFEVGSDLEEEYFEEFHLPNSHEKAFVRHKSFRRKVNLTPIHAPDAEKIEGLVRTGEFQRHGSMRRKIMPEDTTAIPEEYNGMKKSNLNGNESIQGMQIDASFSSDVVGTFARDLREIENMLNDNDEVEDISDTLDSRSLTNEISDNLVHDQVPLELHQGNQHTTTSTPKSNSTKDSCDFASANISLSIAEESHGDESLSIEQSTLMKVRECLDFTKYKDIYNLSGRLQDILTPKEIEEVLNNSERYSEYVNKDVLEALHNSLQEQQNNNNNTGNTDSGISSPKKMISTEGLDLDNVVKTDIRAVYDDSSPQTNESDNSSSKRSNVFIEDVDLEDNTGFRFERRRSLRLGKEGRKELEVEGVFVESKSQDIGLKKIKAPALDLTATTNDECSDLPDLSNAEITEVPFVRIPDSVSEEGPNSESETPSKTVSVPDIVITGTCEEVEKDESSVSVLLFEGSDSSDMTLPHSDGTPNTLDPKSPEEERPISLEFGTASQRKRISVAEDILRSPVEDDSMSVTSAFSQRSDGEEEDDIGDEDIEISAFENSEPVNMKYADDSHFEPIPPPPPQFIPELSAAEESAEERHWRSVVIGGVWRRIDMKVIAPYRKCISHGGYLGENKNAVIVICACHLPDRTRRDYNYVMDNLFLYVLSTLEQLIADDYILVYLAGGTPRSSMPNFHWLKRAYQMIDRKLRKNLKALHVVHPTFWVRAVVAFSRPFISTKFYRKLIFVNNLTELAQMVPLDQLDIPDAVKQADFELMIREKKKSLGKRRAYSLTAR, encoded by the exons ATGCGCGGTGAGAGTGGTGAAGTCATCATCGATGGAGGGCTGGGGTTGGTAGATGACCTAGGCAGACCTGAAGGAGGAGGCATGAAGGGCCCAGCCAGTCCGCCTCTCAGTGCTGCTGCCTCCCAGGTGTCTTTGGCACCCAGTGACCTCACTACCAGTGACCCAGACCTAGCTGCCTCCTCAGCCTACTCCTCAGCAGCGTCGTCCAGGCCGACCTCCTCTTCACAAATGTCGTTAGGCACAACTGACCTCAACTTGACAGCTGGATCCTTATCTTCTCCATCGTCAGCAGCTTCCTCAAGACCACCATCATCTTCGGGTGTAATTACACCAGACCTCACACTCCCAGCCCCGGAGGACTACACTACAGAAACTG TGGAGTTTCCAACCAGCCCCTTAGCTCTGAAGACTAATAGAGAGAAGTCtaatggtgtgtgttttgtggaggCAGATGAGTTACTGGAGCTTTCTCAGTCTACTTCCTCTAATTATCTTACTCCTTGCTATAAACCAG ATGAATTAGAATCATCTGATAATTCACCCAAGCAAGGAGATGGATTTGAAGTTGGTAGTGATTTAGAGGAGGAATATTTTGAAGAGTTTCATCTTCCTAACTCTCATGAAAAAGCTTTTGTAAGGCACAAAAGTTTTCGACGTAAAGTAAACTTGACACCTATACATGCTCCTGATGCAGAAAAAATAGAGGGGCTGGTACGAACAGGAGAATTTCAGAGACATGGAAGTATGCGAAGGAAAATAATGCCTGAGGACACTACTGCTATTCCTGAAGAGTATAATGGCATGAAGAAATCCAATTTGAATGGTAATGAAAGCATACAGGGAATGCAAATTGACGCATCCTTTTCATCTGATGTTGTAGGAACCTTTGCAAGAGACTTGAGAGAAATAGAGAACATGTTGAATGACAATGATGAGGTAGAAGACATTTCTGATACTTTGGATAGCAGGAGTCTCACAAATGAAATCTCTGATAACTTGGTTCATGATCAGGTACCTCTTGAATTGCATCAGGGCAATCAgcacaccacaacatccacaccaAAATCCAACAGTACAAAGGACAGTTGTGATTTTGCATCTGCAAACATAAGTTTGAGCATAGCTGAAGAAAGTCATGGTGATGAAAGCCTTAGCATTGAGCAAAGCACACTCATGAAAGTTCGTGAATGCTTGGACTTCACAAAGTATAAGGATATTTACAACCTTAGTGGCAGATTGCAGGACATTCTCACTCCCAAAGAAATAGAAGAAGTTTTGAATAATTCTGAGCGTTACAGTGAATATGTCAACAAGGATGTGCTTGAGGCTCTACACAATTCTCTGCAGGAGcaacagaataataataataatactggtaACACTGACAGTGGAATTTCCTCCCCAAAGAAAATGATCTCAACAGAAGGTCTAGATTTAGATAATGTTGTCAAGACAGACATTCGAgctgtgtatgatgatagtagcCCACAAACCAATGAAAGTGATAACAGTAGCTCTAAGAGATCTAATGTATTTATTGAGGATGTTGATTTAGAAGATAATACAGGTTTCAGATTTGAGAGACGTAGATCACTCCGTCTGGGTAAAGAAGGGCGCAaagaattggaagtggaaggggtTTTTGTCGAAAGCAAATCTCAAGACATTGGCCTTAAGAAAATTAAAGCCCCAGCCCTTGACTTGACTGCCACCACTAATGATGAGTGCAGTGATTTGCCAGATCTTTCAAATGCTGAAATTACTGAAGTACCTTTTGTGAGAATACCAGACTCGGTTAGTGAAGAAGGTCCCAACAGTGAAAGTGAAACACCATCTAAAACCGTTTCTGTGCCCGATATTGTTATCACAGGCACATGTGAAGAAGTTGAGAAAGATGAATCTAGTGTATCAGTGCTTTTGTTTGAAGGAAGTGACTCATCAGACATGACTTTACCTCATTCAGATGGAACCCCGAATACCTTAGATCCAAAATCTCCTGAAGAAG AGAGACCCATAAGCTTGGAGTTTGGCACTGCGAGTCAGCGAAAAAGAATCTCGGTAGCTGAGGATATCTTACGATCGCCTGTTGAAGATGACAGTATGTCTGTCACATCAGCATTTAGCCAGAggagtgatggagaggaggaagatgacattGGG GATGAAGACATTGAAATATCAGCCTTTGAAAACTCAGAACCTGTAAACATGAAGTATGCAGATGACTCACACTTCGAacctataccaccaccacctcctcagttTATACCAGAATTATCTGCTGCTGAGGAATCTGCAGAGGAGAGGCACTGGAGGAGTGTTGTAATTGGTGGCGTATGGCGAAGGATTGACATGAAGGTGATTGCTCCATACCGCAAG TGCATAAGTCATGGAGGTTACCTGGGAGAAAATAAAAATGCTGTTATTGTCATCTGTGCCTGCCATCTGCCTGATAGAACACGTCGGGACTACAACTACGTCATGGACAATCTATTTTT GTATGTGTTATCTACCTTAGAGCAGCTGATAGCAGATGATTATATTCTGGTGTACCTTGCTGGAGGGACCCCGAGATCTAGCATGCCTAACTTTCACTGGCTAAAGCGAGCATATCAGATGATTGACAGGAAACTACGGAAAAATTTGAAGGCCCTTCATGTAGTGCATCCAACATTTTGGGTTCGAGCTGTGGTAGCATTTTCAAGACCATTCATTAG TACCAAGTTCTACCGGAAGTTAATATTCGTGAATAACTTAACAGAGCTTGCACAGATGGTGCCATTAGATCAGTTGGATATTCCTGATGCAGTTAAGCA GGCGGACTTTGAGTTGATGATccgagagaagaagaagagccttgggaagagaagGGCATATTCTCTTACTGCAAGATGA